Part of the Vigna unguiculata cultivar IT97K-499-35 chromosome 3, ASM411807v1, whole genome shotgun sequence genome, aggaaaaaatattttttaaaaaatataaaaggaaaaatatattttaaatgtttgtttacttgaattttttaaattataatgaatttattttttatacactaataaaagttataatacatcatacatgacttaattaaaatgacgcaaagaataaataataaatataataataaaattttaacatagatcttgtatcttttgaaccacaatatatgttggatggtagtaaaaaaatattcatggcaattacattaaatttttatattgtagtaaataaaaattatttatacaattatagtgaaagaattaaagtatgattgtaatgagttagaaaataaaaaataattagataaaatttatcgaaatagtattctacataatgaaaataaacaaaaaataaaaatataaaaaaattaacaaatgtgtgtcttataaacaatttggagactattgaaaggaatcacacaaaggaaaatagatatataattaaaggaatgataagatgaaaaatatcttagagatctaagaaaacttttcaaatatcaacatatatactcaatggttgataaaaagtgacgcaaagaacaaataataaacataataaaattttatcagagatcttgtatcttttaaactccaatatatgttggatggagataaaaaatattcatggcaattacattaaatttttatattgtagtaaataaaaattatttatacaattatattgaaaatattaaagtatgattctaatgagttagaaaataaaaaataattagataaaatttatcgaaataatattttatatgatgaaaataaaaaaaataaaaaaaattaacaaattaacaaatgtgtgttttataaacaatttggagactatttgAAGGAAttacacaaagaaaaacaaatgtataattaatggtatgataagacgaaaaacatcttagagatctaagaaaacttttcaaatatcaacatatatactcaatggttgagaaataaaaaaaattgttttagcgaaataaaagagtttttcagatgaaacaaaaattaataataataagtaaaatttttttatattacttagtaaatgaaatgtttatgctattagaCACTTAAATTgtgagtattaaacattctcatgtgaaaggaaaatatacaataaataaaaatattaaaaaataatagaaatattcaaatgttagacataaaatttttttaattcacatacatcattttaacataattacataaaggttatgataagataaaaaatatattggagatgcgaatgagtttcatgacaaaccaaatatttagaagaaataaaaaatagaaagtatatatatatatatatatatatatatatatagggttacttaattgattgtgaatattttaataatttaaacgaggatggagatatggcggggacgagtattatggcgggatatattcatcctcatctccatccccatacccaattgaaaaaatcggggatttcccatacccatacccatacccagtcaatgcagggattccccgtcaacacggggacgggttcaggcaatacccacggggacgagtttatttgtcatctctaatatgctcacatatatataaagtgtACAGTtatgacaaaagaaaaaaaaaggcaagagaacacacaaaatgcaagggtaagctaatttttacaaaaataaatctcaatctaaatatattatatctttttacAAAGGttgtataattaaatatttgaaatatataaaatatcaaataagagACCAAAGATGAATCTTAGAACTACCATAGTACATTTAGACTTTTGCTTCCGGAAGACTAGTATATTGAATGTACTCATGAGACTCTGTATCTGTCATATTGTCCCTCTACTCCTCCTTCTCAACAACAATAACTCAAGTGGAACAATCATATAAGTCATCCAGTACTGACAAGATTAACTTTACTAGCTCCCTAAGTATGATCCTCTTTTTTGTATCATATCATTTGCCAGGTGAATCCTCATTCGACTCTCACCAACTAGCTATCATCCTCCATATGAATCAGATACTAGTAGAGTCAAGATATCTCACATCACAAGTCCCCTTCAATACACTTGGATTCATCCTAGAGTAGCATTTCTCtttgaaaataactaatttgacAATCAACACTAAAAcctttacacatatacatgcaTTGTCAAACATATGGTAATAAATTCATAACCAGAGAGGAAGcacacaagaaaaaatatttagaaagatatAACTCTTCCTTCACACAAGATAAaggtaataaataaaatcaccTTACTGCATCAAAGTCATTCAAGCAAACAGACCTGCAGGAACCATTGAATCATGCAATTCACAAAAATCATACTCATTTCCAAACATTTCTACTGTAACAACTTTTCCAACATCTGTTctacaaatttcataacacgAACAGTagtaattacaaattaatttatctcATCCAGCAGTTTCACCCAcacttaataattataaatcacAAACCAAATTCTCTTCCTCTTACAACAATCTTAACTTTCTCTACACAAAAGAAAATCATCACCAATGTAGACatcattcattataattttgtttctcttgaaaaaaatttcaagctTTATCAACATTCACACACAAAAATCAAACTCATATTTTATACTTCAACAGTAAAGCATTAAGTCTGCAAAGAAAAATAGCTTTCCTTATCTTATAATCTTGATATAACATTGTTCTTTTTTCCTTAAACACCTCCATACATTAAAACACTCTATCTACACAACAAAAAGCTCAAATGACGATCAAGACACAACATTAGAgtctcaacaaaaaaaaaattcattaaggaCGAATGAAAACaacatgcaaaaaaaaaagaaacttgcATGTAagagaaaacaaattattacaTGTAAAGAATAAGCAAAATTTGGAACTCACCATTAAGAGAAATTGGATGGGGGTTTTGATAGAACTCTTCATGTAGATTCTTCTAGCGATAATGAATCTTTAAAAGGATTAGAATTGAATCAAGATTTTATGGTAGGAAAAGAAgatttttgaagagaaaataggACTAGAGGAAGAATGGACTTTCTGAAAGATAATGAGATACAGTTTGGGATTCTCACATCTATAATAAAAGTTTTCATTTACTATAATGAATTTTACCTGAAATTGTTTTTATCagcaataaaaattttaatttatcgaAAGATTCattacaaaaatcaataataaaagtTCTAAAATTCGGCAGTATATGGTGTTTTACCAATAGATTTTTTGGGGtgataaaattcataatttctTGCAGTGTTTagcaaaaaaattacaatacaaCATTGTAGATGAcgaattttaatgataaatatataaagttcTTTAGCAAATTAAAGAGCATTTATTACTGAGTCTTTAAAAATGGATGACTAATTTTGcttttatataaatacatttttactaattattcttaaaatactTGCTCCGTCcaaatttttaaggtttttaaacatgtattaaaaaatagcgataaatatttgtatttttaagtttaaatagtCTCATTCTTTACATCTACTTTAATCATTATCTCCTCTCAAAATGGAGTAATTAATGTGaggataaattgaaaaaaagagacaaaatataatatatattttaaaatgaaaacataaattaattggACTAATTAGCAatgttaaaattgtaaataatacaataatgaGGGAATGCATGATTGTAAGGTCATTACTTTTGTGCTCCTTCTTTATAATGAGTTTTAAAACCCTTATGTGTCCATTTATTGGTTGTCATCCAAAATCACTTTACACATTaactactttatttatttatttttatttattaaggaTAAAAAGTAGTTTTTTCCAAGAAGTCCAAGTTTAACATGGGTGTACAGCGGTCTCACAATCTATTTCACGGGAGGCCATGGACAAATCACTGGCGACTGCTCCATTTTTCCAATGTAGTTaataatgaatttcaattcttttacaCTCGACCTCTTCAAATTCACCTTTGGCTACTTTGACATAGGTAGCAACTTCAATTTGAAGTTTCATTTCCTAGAtcaatttgaatgaattttagGTGAAAAAAGGTGATAATTTCATAATAAGGACACTGAGATGCAGTTGTGGCTGCTGCatagaattatataaatatagcTGACATTGCGAGAATTTCAAATCATGAGAACATGACAAACTAGATTATTACACTCATCACAAAAGTAATAATAAGCAACTTGAGAATTACGCATGATAGGAATGAATGTCGAAACATCGAGGTTAGAAACAGAAAGGGttaatgttttcttatttttcatattgCTATAGTCACTGATACAAGCAAACTGAAATATGGAAATTCCCTTGGTCTAAAGCTTTTAGTCTCTGATCACGTGATAAAATATTCTGATACTTTAATGCCAAGATATAATACTATCACTATACTACACAAATAAGGTAATGCATGACATCATTTCGTGAATTGCATGCAccaaacaataatatatataacaatacaTGTGAATACCTATGCCTTGTCAAACTATATCCCAGGAACTTGTACCTGTTATTTgcttctacttttttttttgtcttagaACATTTGTTGTGTCCCTGCCTAATGGGTAGGTCACCTTGCAGTAACGAGAGTAACGTTAAGAAAGGGCCATGGACACCGGAAGAAGATGAAAAGCTAATGGATTATATTAGCAAACATGGAAGAGGAACGTGGAGAACACTTCCAAAGCATGCTGGTCTAAATAGGAACGGAAAAAGTTGCAGGTTGAGGTGGGAAAATTATCTAAGACCAGATATTAAGAGAGGAAAATTAACTGAAGAGGAGGAGCAATTGATCATCAACCTTCATTCAGTTCTCGGAAACAAGTATGAACATGCCTTGTTCCTTTGTATTGTGAAGCATGAAATATTTTAGCTAACTTCTTTTTTGTTATGCAAATCAAATTGAAACCCTAATTCATTTTTGTGAATTTCTAGGTGGTCAAAGATTGCTACAAGTCTCCCAGGGAGAACTGATAACGAGATCAAGAATTACTGGAACACCACCATAAGAAAAAAGCTTCTCCACATGGGTATTGATCCTGATACTCACAGGCCAAGAACTGACTTGAATCATCTGATGAATCTTTCTCAGTTGCTTGGCATGTCAATGAATCCTTGGACCAACCCTACTGGTTTACAAGCAGATGTCACTCAATTAGCCAAACTACAAGTGCTACAAAATATGTTACAACTTATGAACAACACTTCATTGATTAGCATGTCTAATCAAATTCTCAACCCTGCACTTGATACATTCCTCAATGGAACAAACACCTTCCAAGCGAGAGATCCAATGTTCAGAGGTTCAGAATATCCAAACCCTACTACTGGTAACAACATATCCGATCTATTCTCTCAAACACCCAGTGACTATTCTCAGCAGAACTTCTTCAAATCAgggatagaaaaagaaaatgaaactaaTCATCAAGAAGTTCCTAGTGATACCCAAAACATTAACACTTCACAACAGAATCAAGCAGAAAATTTACTTCCACCGTTAGTTGTTGCTTCATGTCCTAGGACAACTACCTTCGACAAAATGGAGAGCAACTATAATGCAGCACAGAAATCCACAGAGTCACCTTTCTCTACAAATTTTGAGGCTTGGGAGAAGTTTCTCATTGAAGATGATGAAGCTAGTGGTTCCTACTGGAAAGAGATTCTAGAGTAAGTTCTACTCTTAATTGGTTTACCTTTGCTCAAATGGTTAAGTTCGTCGTTTTCGTTTATAaccttacatttttttttcttttgcagcTTGACATCCACTTCTGCATCTCCAGTTTCCTGACAGAAGAAATTTTTCTCAAGATAATCAACTAAAGGATCCCATATATATACCcagatatttttcattctttcatttgttttttctttgaatttgatccttcatTTGTTTGGTCATCGTCCATCATAAATTTGTGAAGTCTGTAATCATAATTAGTTCTTTCCGTAgcagaaaaaaaattgcacattATACAGTTCgatgtttttttattacttcTATTTGTATCTTGAGTCAGATAAAGCATCAAGCAAAATCTTTTGTAGTGATAAAGCATAGTTATAAATAAGATTTGTATCAGCAATTAGGACAATAATTAATCTTTGCACCATTCCTCTTGTCTTGTCACCCCCTAAAGAAATTTTGATCTGGCTCTTGAACATGGAAAGAAAATgcattgaattataaaatttgtgattGGAATTAGTGTACGTTAGTTCAGCATGTTTGCGTgtgaaaataaagaataatgcAAAAAGAGATGTCAGCAGAACTACCCTCTTGTCTTCACGTTCGCCAATAAAACTGCTCCTTAAGATAATGGCGACACAACTTCATTATTCAAAAgcttaaattttagtattttagaGATAGTGGAGAAGGTTGTTGGTTGGTTGGCCTGGGTTTAAGAGAGCTATAGTTAGATAGCTTTGAGAAGTCTACGGTGAATGATAGTAGAAATTGAAACCTGATTTCAAAAGTCGTCTGTGTTTTATTTATGAAGGAGTGCACAATTTTATTACATACATATGAATTGCCTAtgcatacaaaatatatttcttttaactattttagCTTATTATATGGGTTTTATAATCCATATAAATTCACGTACTAtatgaagtttaaatttttacattCACCAAATAATTAGTGTAATAAAAGCAACttagtatataaattttgagtataattatcataaaaatagcTAAGATAATGATTATAACTggtacaatattaatatttttttatcaaataactaatatataaagtagagtttatttagtaattttcttaaattatttatttttatctataatcTATGTCTAACACTAGGTTCATATTAATCTCTGTAAGTATTCTCCGAATGTGACAATGTACGGTAAGTACGTACATATTATGTATGGATTTGTCCATAATACATATTGTGTTTTTGTTACACTATGACATTTTTTAGAGAAATCTGGaatagtttctttattttttttttatgtgtctcGGTTCGGTTTGGTCTTTTTCCATGTTTTAGAGAAATATTGAATAGTTTCTTTACTTTTTGTTGTCTCGATTCggtatttgttttataaattttgatgtaattatatttttttcggTTAGTATTATATTACGAACGTTAAGATGTGACAAATGGTAGttccttttatttaattttctttttgaaataaaataatttgtcacaTAAGTTATGTTGTATCACATGATTGTAATAGTAGCAATGTCATATGTcactttaatattatattaacaatgttaaaaatgttatatatgttagttcataatttttttaattgttttttactttttaaaaaaataataaaatttgtcacATGTCAAATTATAGTGTCACCTAACTAAGAGTGTAATCTGATAGTATCACGTGTTATTGTTACaccaagtgtcattgtcttaatttatatttattgttttgattAAATTCAGtccctttttatttgtttaactAGCAATTTCGTCCATTCCTTCcaaattaagaccaaatttaattttttatataaatattatactaatatttttattaaaattgatatttttattaaatatttttaactaaattaaatttatttaaatttatattttacattgaattttatttaaaatttcttaaaatttatgtttaatataaactaaaactaattttttaataattttaaataaaacatcttaaaagaattgaaatgTAAAAATTCCTAAAAATAATTCTTCTTGAATTTTCGCATCCCCGCTCCcagtttaaataaatttcctggataaacaaaaaagatatttttttaacaaaaactgaaattgacctattttaatacattttctatgtttgaaaaaataattacgttatttatatacacattttgacttcctttatattttatcaaatacttttaaaaataagttatttaggAAATATTGAAGAGGGAGTGtgttatattttacatatattatgacttaatattgatattttattacatcatattttaattatttttttatttaaatttctattttaaataattatatattttaaaagtttgtaaaatttaataatttttataattaatttaaaaataacaattttataattgaaatataaaattttaaaataattctataaaaatttaaaattttaaaacaattttgaataaaagtcattatcaaatatgaatttaaataaacttaatcttctttaaaatatttaataaaaatataaattttaataaaaatatcacataacatttatataaaaattaaatttaataaattactcaatttaaaaagaaatgggacttaattgaatttaaataataaaattcaggAACTAAATCGAGAATAAAATAATGACACTTAATTTGACAGAGACATGGGATACTATCAAATCACATTGTCAATGTAACACCACGTTAATTTGATGCatgacaaatttttattttttagaaaaattaaaaatattaaataaaaaaaaaacataaataacatgtaacacatctttaatgttattaatatagtactaataaaaaataaatatagaattacatcaaaatttctaaaataaaaactaaattaatacatataaaaataaaaacttatttaagattCCTCTAACAAATAGGAcgaaaaacaatttaatttgtgGTTAATTATGTAGAATCACATCCACAAAAAATCCATACCATAAAATTGAAAAGGATTTGAATATGATATTTTCTACCGATGTAACATAGAGTTTCactaacaattatataaaaattgatgatTCTAACATTTGCTGGACAAAATCTAAAAAAGTTATCATAATACTACTCCTAGTATTACTTTTAgccaaaataaatttcaaaaataatacaaaagcTTTATTTTTACAAGgaagtattaaatataatattaaaaatatttaataatgtattttCCAATTATCTACACCTTTCTTTTAGTAAATTACTAAAAATATCACTGCCCATTTTGATTTATCTGAGTTTTGTTTTCATCGAGaaaattgtttttaacttttaagaaTATTATAATATGTACATATACAAGttttggataaaatttaatGCAATTAGCATTTTCAATTTGCATGTATTTTTACTGTATTTCTTTATGTAGAAAATTAAAAGGAggattttaaaacttaatatttgaCTTGGCTGTAAACTTCTGTTCCAATAAAAATGGATCGTTATGTGATAATTCATTTTACATTTTGGACCTTctcaaagttttaattttttttctcaggTTTCGAGTTGGAGACTTGTGAGTGAGGAAGGTGGATTAAACTTCACTATTTATAGaaattcaaagattttaaatgtgagattaaactaattaaaagaATCTCTAAGGTTGGAGAGACTATCGACTCTCTcataacaaaatcaaagttaTTGTAAATGTGCTTAATAGGTTAAAAAATAATGCTACAAATTCTAACGGAGATTACCTTTGGTCTTATAGACCCATTTGGTTTCAATGGTGTCTTATTGACCCGTTTAATTTCAATATTGTCTTATATACTAACTTAGTTCTAATGGGTTACTAAATTGATcctaaatattttgatatatgttGACTTTTAGCTACACATTTATTTGTTGTTTCAACATGTAATATGTGTGAACTTTTCACAATAGAAACAATTAAAACCTTATCtcatacattttaattattgCAACCTTATCtcatacattttaattattatggaGATTCATTTGATTTTTCAATACTTATTCATTTACTTGACCTTTAATTAcaactctattattattattattattattattattattattattattattattattattattattattattattattattattattattattatcgagttatgaaattcaattatattgtAATTACCACACAATACCACATAATCTCCAAAAAATGCTATACATTATTAGAGTTGTCAATTTGACCAAACATGCATGGTTGGTCCATAGGGAAAaacatttcataaaattaaaagaccCTCATAAGAAAAAGTTTATGTGACCAAAATAACAGCAAAAACTCCATGGACTAGGGTCAACTCATGGGTTAGTGTATGTTAGTTCATCAAAGATCAAGATAGACAAAGTTGGATAAGACCTAGATTAACTCGACTCTATCCTCAGTGCGAGTCGACTCTGTTGGACCCTTTGGGTCGCCCTAGCACAGATCAACTCTTGTCCCGAGCCAACTCAATTTGACCTTCATCTCAAAAGACTTAGCTCAACTTACAACCTATGTTGACTTGGCTTAAACTTCGGTCTGTCTTAATCTTTGACTCGGACTGACTCGACCTAAGCTTTGGTTTGGATTGACCTGACTCAACCTTCAGCCTAGGTCGACCTGTCTCAATCTTCGGCTTGGATCAACCTGTCTCGATCTTCAACCTGAGTAAtttgtctcaaactttgatGACTTATTCTAaacaattaattctaacaaacGCAATGGAGTGTTGAGTATAATTCAAGTGTCGTATCCACAAAGATTTGCTAAATTTTTCCATTACCTACGGTGCAATAGAACAGTACTTTTAATAAGACTTTAACTACTATCAAGTTGCAATCATGTAGATTAAAATCTGATGAGAAGAAAATGTTAAACGTATGTGGTAAGGTTGGATGTTTCTCCCTTTCCTTGAATCTATTTTGATTCCTCCTCTTTACACTTAGGATCTATCAAGAGTCATTTCTCTCGAAGTGTTATTTTAGAGTTGATCTATATGTATTCATGTTATCTAGAACCTACGAAGTTTAAACCCAAGGTGTGATTCCTCCACTCTTGGTTGAATAAAATCCCAGCTTTAATGTACAAGACTTTTCCCACCCAACATCCCCTTTAGGTATCACGAAAGCACTAGTACATGTATGGCAATTTGTTTGGATCACAATTTGAATTTGTCTCCCAACTTAATTCAAACCAATTGAATaacacaaattatttatatcaatGAATAATGATATCAATAAGCACAATAAACATAAAAGGTAAGTTCAATTACATCCAACCTTGCAACTATGGAATTAGCCACACATATCGATGATCAATCTCATTTCTAAACAAGAGTTCTTGCTCTAACCTCTATACCTTTCcctaaataatttctttcaaaatttaacaaagaaaAGATACTTATTCTCCACTTCCCAAGATGATTCAGATAAAagggaaaattttgttttacaggTTGATTTGGGCAGTGCTCaaccacatcaatttttttatgagtTATCCTGTGGCTTTTGCTCAACATTGTTGTTCTGGTGCTGGATGCATGACTTTCTTCTATCAGTTCATTCTTGTTCCATGCTTCTCACTTCATTAAGTGAAAAAATATCCTTGTATGTAGCTTAGCACCAATTATCAGGCTCCGCTTGAGGATTCTAGTTGGCTTGTTCTATTTTTTCTACTATCCTGGCTTAACACCCTTAGTAGTGATTGAGCCTTTTGCCTActattctttcttcttcttctttttctgcaaaACAGCACATTTTCATTAACATTcacactttttatttatttctggGGGAGGTTCACTGATTTAGCTAAAAAGGGTTATTTTTCctaaataacaacaataaagcATTTGATGAATGTCTAATTTGATGTACTATTGAATGTTTTTGAGATACTTATCAAACTTCAACCTAGGCCAACTAGATTTGACCTTTGGTACAGGCCGACTTAGTTAAAACTTCAATTTAGGCAAACTTGGGTCGACCTTCAAACTAGGATAACTTAGCTTGACCTTTGACCTAGACTGAACTAAAGGTGTTGTATTTAGAAGTTAATTGGAATCTTGTAATTGGGTCAAGCCCACTTTGACCCTGACACTAAGCGGACTTTGGGAATGAGATTAATTTTTGGCCTACTCATTTGGTAACCCTATAAAAGAAGACTTATT contains:
- the LOC114177291 gene encoding transcription factor MYB41-like, which codes for MGRSPCSNESNVKKGPWTPEEDEKLMDYISKHGRGTWRTLPKHAGLNRNGKSCRLRWENYLRPDIKRGKLTEEEEQLIINLHSVLGNKWSKIATSLPGRTDNEIKNYWNTTIRKKLLHMGIDPDTHRPRTDLNHLMNLSQLLGMSMNPWTNPTGLQADVTQLAKLQVLQNMLQLMNNTSLISMSNQILNPALDTFLNGTNTFQARDPMFRGSEYPNPTTGNNISDLFSQTPSDYSQQNFFKSGIEKENETNHQEVPSDTQNINTSQQNQAENLLPPLVVASCPRTTTFDKMESNYNAAQKSTESPFSTNFEAWEKFLIEDDEASGSYWKEILDLTSTSASPVS